ACCATTTATTGAATGGTCCGCCGCCCATCATGCCTCGTCCACCTTTCATGCCGCCCATCATGCCGCGTCCCATTGCAGGGAATCCATTCTTTTGAGCTGCTGTTTGTATCTGTGTTCTGATATCAATCATTTCCTTCTGCAGATCAGCTATGCGCTTAAGATCAGGTGTTGGCTTGGTATATTCGTTCTGTATCTCGATTCTTTTAAGCCACATCTGTTCTCTCAGGCTGGCTGTTTCCTGCTGAAATTTCTTAGCTGCCTCAATATTTATCGGTGTTGTTGTATTTGGTCCGCCTGTAAAACATGTTCCGCATCCACCACCCCATGGACCAAAGGCGTAAACAGCGCTTCCTGCAAATACAACTATTGCTGCAACTAAAACTATAAGTGCAATCTTTTTCATATGTTCACCTCCCTTCATCTTTGTTTTATTGTTTTACTGGTTACAGAATATCAATATATTGTGAAGGAACAGCGAATGAATTATGAAGAATTGTGAAGTTAGCTTATCATGCAGGATTATAGTATTTAAGAGGTTTTATTTTGCCGATATTCGTTTATCAAATAATCAAGAGGAAAAAGCCTCGGAGGTCGATTCGACCGAGAATGTCGATACGACCCTACGAGAGCGAAAATATTGTACCTTTGCTCTTACTACTACTACTAGAAGATAATCAATCCGTGATGTAGAGTGTGAATGTTGAGCCTTTGTCGAAGATGCTTTTTGCCTCTATTCTCCAACTATGTGCTTCGACCAGTTCCTTTACAATTGCGAGTCCAAGACCAAGCCCATCATCAGAAAGCCTGTAAAACCTTTCAAATATATAAGGCAAATGTTCTTCTTTTATGCCGCAGCCAGTGTCTTTTATTTCAAGAAAAGTCTCTGAATCCTGCGCGCCTGTTTTAATTAACACGCTTCCGCCTTTTTTGGTTGCCTTCAATGCATTGCTTAAAAGATTTATAACGATCTGGCTCAGCCTGTCAGGGTCGGCATTGATAATGAGTTTTTCATCGGATTCGAGTTTGATTGAAACGCCTTTGTCCAGAAAAGATTTATTGAATCTTTCGATGATGTTTTTCAGGAAAGGTTTTATTTCTATCAATTGCTTTTTCAGAGTGAGAGAACTAATCTGTGCCTGAGTGAGCTCTTCTATCCCATCAAGAATGTTTTTAAGCCTGCCTGTTTCTTCATATAACGACTGTATCTGCTCTTTATTCATTGGCAGAAGTCCGTCAATTATTCCTTCGAGCTCCCCTCGCATTGCGCTAAGAGGCGTCCTAAGTTCATGCGCAGTATTTGAAATAAGCCTTCTCCTTAGTGACTCCTGCAGCTCAAGGCTTTTTGCCATTATATTAAATGATTCTGAAAGTTTCCCGATCTCATCATTGCCTGTGCTTTTTACCCTGCTTTTAAGATTACCTTCACTTATTTGCTTTGCTGCAGACGCAAGTTTTTTTATAGGTTTTGTTAACCTGCTTGAAAAAATGATGCTGAGTAATATGGCAACACCGCCTAGTGCCAGAAGTGAGACAAATAGAAATTTATTTGTTCTTTTAATAAAAATGTCTTCCTTTTTGTGTTTTAAAAATTTTACCTCTAACGTGCCGATTTCCTTCCCCTTGTGAAATAATTGATAAGGCTCAAAATTCTCAGATCTGTCAGCATTTTTAAAATCTGTTATTGCCATAATTTTTTGCTTCATCAGGGGAGTGACTGTATTCAGCGCTTTTTCTGTATCGATTACAACGGTATCGTTTGTGTCTTTAATTTTTATTTCAAGGCCTTGCATAAGAGCCAGAACAGTGTCTCTGATTATTAAGTCGTTATTCCATCGGAAATTCTTTTCATAGGAACCTTCTATGTCAATCATGACCCTGTAAACTTTGTCTTCCATCTCGCCTTCTTGAAATTTTCTGAAATCTTTAATCATCAGTTCTCTGAGCATAAATGCAGATGAAAGTGCGATTAATGAGACAAGCAGCAATAAAACAAGAAATTTTATCCATAAACTTTTAAACATCTTTTTTCCCTGCAAATCTGTAGCCCACGCCGTAGATTGTTTGTATGAGCGCAGGATTTTTGGGATCCTCTTCGATCTTCTGCCTGATATTTTTAATGTGAGCGTCAATGCTTCTTTCATATCCCTCAAACTGGTATCCAAGCGCTTTTTCAACCAGTTCGTCTCTTGTAAATACTTTGCTCGGATACGAAGCAATCGTGAAAAGAACTTTAAATTCTGTCGGAGTGAGATTCGATAGAGTGCCGTTCTTTTTTACTTCATAAGTCTGACCGTCTATTACAATATTTCCATTATTAAAACTAAGAGGCGCTGTTTCGTCAAAGTCTTTTTTCTGTGATCTTTTTAGAAGCGCTTTCACTCTATAAACCAGTTCTCTGGGTGAGAAAGGTTTTACAATATAGTCGTCTGCGCCGAGTGCGAATCCTGCGATCCTTTCTTCTTCTGAGGATTTTGACGTAAGCATGATTATCGGGAAATCTCCTATCTCTTTTAACTCTTGACACACTTCCTCGCCGGTCATATCAGGAAGCATTAAATCCAGAATAACGAGCATAGGGATTTCTTTCAATGCGGCCTCGATCGCATCTTTGCCTTTTTCGAAATGGGCTGCTCTGAATCCTGCTTGTTCGATATATATTTTTACGACCTTTGCTATCTTTCTGTCGTCTTCTACGATGAGAATATTGCTAAGCACTATATTTTCTCCGCAGAAAGAATCTTTGGCCTGTCCCTTTTTGCGTTTACTATGCAGAAAAATCCAAAGGGGTTTTTATACGGATTTTTTAATTGATGGGGAGTGTCAGGTGAAATATATAAAACATCAAGGTTGTTTATTTCATAAATATTTTTTCCTACTAATGCTTTTCCTTTCCCTCTTACACATATCACAACGTGTTCGTGCCTATGCTTTTCAAAACTGCTTCTGCCCCCTGATGCGATCTCAAAATATCTGAGGTGAAATTTTGCAGTTTCTTCATTATTGCCTATTAATGTCTGCCTTGCAATGTCTGCCCAGTCTTTGCCATGTTGCTTATATTTTTCTATCTTAATTCCCTGCCATTTGAATTGGCCTTTGTGTTTGTATAAAGCGCTTTTGTTTTTTGAAGATATCGCCTTACTTGCTCTTGGCTTAATTCTCCAGTCGCAGGAAATTGGTGGCTTCTTCTTAATCATAAAATCTTAGGCACTTACAGCATCCTGCAAAACATCAGAGTGCCTTTGCATAAGGATACGAATCCCCTGTTTTTTCAGATAAAGGCGGGTACTGACAATATCCATGCCGAGAACTTCAGAAAGTTTGCCGAGGCTTATGAATCCTTCTTTATATGATTCAAGTGCAACTGTTTTTCTGTGCTTTAGAACAGTAAACATTATATTAGTTCTCTTCATACAACAAATATATCGTTGTATCTTATGTAATGCTACCATTGGCTGATTACAGAGGTCAAGAAAGAGGAGGGTAGAAATTACCAAAACACAACCACACTCTTCAGTGAGTCTTTTGCTTCTGCCGTCAGTCTGAAAGCTTCTGCTGTTTTTTCTATAGGAAATCTGTGCGTTATAAGTTTATCAGCCTTTACTGCTCCCTGTTTTATTAATTTGAGCGCTTCTTTTGTGTCATCGGGCCCGCATGAGTAGCTTGTGATTATATTGATGTCCTTAAAATAAATCTCATTTGGATCAATGACTAGTTTTTCATCAGGCTTTGCAGGCGTGAAGAATATAACCTTTCCTCCAGGTGCAGCAGATTCTATTCCCTGCGTCATTGCGCTAGCGCTGTTTGGCCCTACAATCACGATATCTGCCATGTCTCCATGAGTTAATTCTTTAAGAGCGTCCATCAGATTGTCTTTTGACACATCTATTGTTTCATCAGCGCCCAGTTCTTTTGCCTTATTAAGTCTGAACTGAATCATGTCAGCGCCAATTATTCTCATAGCACCGTATTTTCTTGCAACCATAATATTCAACATTCCCATGACTCCAAGCCCGATAACAAGCACTGTATCCCCGCGTCTAATATCTGCTCTTTTAATTGCTTTGACAACACATGCAGTTGGTTCTATTAATGTTCCATCTTCAAAACTAAAGTTACGCGGAAGTTTCAAAGTGTCGTTCTCAAGGTTTATCTCAGGTATAAGAATATATTCAGCAAGCCCTCCGGGAATTATTTTTGTTTTTCTCCATGTCTCGCACTGAACATGATCCCCTCTTTTGCAGAATCTGCATTTCAAACAAGGCGCATGATGGTGAACAAAAACCCTGTCGCCGACTTTGAAGGATTTTACTTCTTTCCCAACTTCTACAATCTCTCCTGCAGGTTCATGCCCTAAAACCAGAGGCGCTTTTTTCTCTATATACCATGGCATCACATCGCCTGAGCATATTCCGCAAGCCCTTGTCTTAATGAGCGCATCTTTTTCTCCGATTAATGCGGCAGGCATATCTTCAATTCGAATGTCATTAAATGAATAAAGCTTTGCAACTTTCATAATTTACCTCTCGTAACATTTTAACGAATCTATTATATATCAATTGTTTGACATAAAAAACTTTTTCGTGATAGACTTTCTATCTATGAAAACCTATAGAAAATCCCATAAACTTTTTGAGGCAGCAAAGAAAGTAATTCCCGGAGGCGTTAACAGCCCGGTCAGGGCATTTAAGGCTGTAGGAGGGAATCCCATATTTATTTCAAGGGCAAAAGGTTCAAGAATATATGATGTGGACGGAAATTCATATATTGATTATGTTCTGTCTTGGGGCCCGCTAATTTTGGGACATGCGCATCCAAAGGTTGTTAAGGCATTAAAGAAGGCAGCTGAAAAAGGCACTAGTTATGGAGCGCCGACCCAGCTTGAGATCGAACTTGCAAATATGGTCGTCAAGGCATATCCATCGATGGATAAGGTGAGGATGGTTAATTCTGGAACTGAAGCAACAATGAGCGCAATAAGAGCTGCCAGAGGATTTACAAAAAGAGACGCGGTAATAAAATTCGAAGGATGCTATCATGGACATGCAGATGGTCTGCTTGTCAAGGCCGGCTCGGGCGCGGCAACATTCGGTCTTCCTGACAGCCCGGGCGTTCCAGAGTCATACGCAAAAAATACTATAACCCTGCCGTTTAATAATATCGAGTCAGTAAAGGCATCTATCGAAAAAAACTGGAAATCAATAGCATGCATGATAGTCGAACCTGTTGTGGGAAATATAGGATGTGTTCTTCCAAAGCCTGGATTTCTTGATGCATTGAGAGAACTTACTGAGAAGCATGGAATAGTTCTGATATTTGACGAAGTGATGACAGGATTCAGAGTGTCTTATGGAGGTGCTCAGCAGTTTTATAAGATAAAACCTGATATGACATGTCTTGGAAAGGTTATAGGCGGAGGACTTCCTGTCGGAGCATACGGAGGGAAAAAAGAAATAATGTCCATGATTTCTCCTGAAGGCCCTGTTTATCAGGCGGGCACATTGTCCGGAAATCCCTTGGCGATGACTGCGGGTATCGAGACGTTAAAACTCATTTCTGCAAAAGTTGCATATAAGAAATTAGAAATTCTTTCATCAGCATTGGAAGACGGACTTATAGATTCTGCGAAGAAAGCAGGCGTGAGCACAAAGTTTTACAGAGCAGGCTCGATGTTCTGCACATATTTTACAGATACTGATGTTGTTGACTACTCTACCGCAAAGACATCCGACACAGCAAAGTTCTCGAAATTCTTTTCAGGAATGCTGAAAAGAGGAGTAAATATCGCTCCTTCGCAGTTTGAAGCCGGTTTCATTTCTCTTGCGCATTCTGAGAGAGATATCGAAAAAACGGTCAGGGCGGCTTACGAGTCTTTTAAAGAATGTTAAAGAGAGAAGGATTTAATTTTTATGGTAACAGAGGCAGAACATAATATCTCCGCTGATTTTCATTGTGTTTTGAAACTTTCTACCTTTGATATCTTGAAATTTATTGTTGGGCTATCGGCAGATGAACCCGTTCAAATAATATATCCTTCTTTTATTTCTAAAAAAGCCGATAGGTAAAAAATATGTCTGATAAGCCATTGTTAAAAAATCTATATCAGGCAAGCGTAATAGGTATTAATCTTGTTCTTTCAACCTTTGTCGGGCTTGTAATAGGATATGGTCTTGATAAATTCTTTAATACTTCGCCATGGCTTACAATCATATTTCTCCTGCTCGGAATTGTTGCGGGATTCAGAGAATTAATGCGCATGGCAAAAAAATCTTTAGAGGACGACGGCAAAGATGATAAAAAGAATATATAAAAATACTCTCGTTATATTGCTTCCCGCTGCTTTAATTTCAGCCTTTATCGAATGGGAAAAACTTCCTCTTGGCATTATCGTAGGAGGTCTTCTTGCGCTGGCTAATCTGAAGGCAATTGTCTGGAGCGTCGAAGGGCTTATCGGCACAACTGACCGTGCTGCAGGAATGCTGGTTTTTTTCAGTTTTTTAAAATTACTCGTTATTTTTGCGATCATTATTTTTCTTTTATGGCTTGGGATTATTAATATTATAGGAATTTTTATAGGATTCACTATAGTCTTTGTGCTTATATTAATAGAAGGACTCAGGTCAGTAAAGGGAAGGGCGCAATAAAGGAGTATTCTTATGCTTCAGCTTGATTTTACGAATATGATGCATGATGTTATCTCTGAAAACGGTTTATCCAAAAAACAGATAGACAACATAATCTCGAAAGTAAGAGATGTTGACAAGAAGATAAAGACCAGAGGACTACCCGGCCTTGGTTTTATCGATCTCGTTGAACAAGACACATTAGAAATAAAAAAGACCGGTTCTCTAATTAAAAAAGATTTCGAAAATTTCATAATACTCGGTATTGGCGGATCTGCGCTAGGGCCAAAGGCAATCTTAGAAGCGCTCAGCCCATTTCATAATTTGGATAAAAAACCGAAAATTTTTATATACGACAATGTCGACCCAAGAACTATGGATAGGATTTTGTCGATTATTGATATAGGGAAAACATCTGTGAATGTGATAACGAAATCGGGCAGCACTGCAGAGACAATGGCATCTTTTATGATTCTATGGGACAGATTAAAAGGATCCTCAGAAAAATTCATAGCAACCACTGATCCTGAGAAGGGAAACCTGAGAAAAATTGCGAATGAAAAAGGATTCAAGACATTTGCGATCCCGCATAATGTTGGCGGAAGATTTTCTGTGCTTAGCCCAGTTGGACTTTTGCTTGCGGAAGTTATGGGGATTGATTCGAATGAATTTTTAAGAGGCGCAAAAGACATTTCTCAAAGATGCAAAAATGAAGACATATGGAAAAATCCTGCATATCTTTTTGGAACACTTCTTTATCTTATGAAAACAGAAAAAAAGAGATTCATAAATGTGATGGTTCCTTATGCTGACGGGCTTAAGCCTATGGCTGAATGGTTCTGTCAGTTGTGGGCAGAGAGTCTTGGAAAAAATGGAATCGGATTTACTCCATACCCGTCATTGGGGACAACAGACCAGCACTCACAGCTCCAGCTCTGGATGGAAGGGCCGGAAGACAAAGTAATAATATTTATAAGTGTAGAGGATTATTTTTCTAATATTGAGATCCCGAAGGTCTTTAATGAAATTGAAGGAATAAGATATCTGGGAGGACATAAGCTTTCTGAACTTATTAAAACAGAACAAAACGCTACAGCTCTTGCGCTTGCAGGGACCAAAAAACCGAATATGACAATAACAATCCCGCAGATAAATGCTTACTACCTCGGACAGCTGTTTCATTTCTTTGAGATAGCGACAGTTTTTACAGGAATACTCTGCGATGTAAATCCCTTTGACCAGCCCGGAGTAGAAGAAGGTAAAAATTTCACTTACGGGATGATGGGCAGAAAAGGATACGAGGCAAAAAAGCAGGAAGCAGATAAATCAAAAAAATCCAGATACACAGTCTAAGATAATAATTGATATTTAAGCCAGGATATGAGATATTCTAAGTAGAAATCTAATAAAATTAGCTCAA
Above is a genomic segment from Nitrospiraceae bacterium containing:
- a CDS encoding HAMP domain-containing protein; its protein translation is MFKSLWIKFLVLLLLVSLIALSSAFMLRELMIKDFRKFQEGEMEDKVYRVMIDIEGSYEKNFRWNNDLIIRDTVLALMQGLEIKIKDTNDTVVIDTEKALNTVTPLMKQKIMAITDFKNADRSENFEPYQLFHKGKEIGTLEVKFLKHKKEDIFIKRTNKFLFVSLLALGGVAILLSIIFSSRLTKPIKKLASAAKQISEGNLKSRVKSTGNDEIGKLSESFNIMAKSLELQESLRRRLISNTAHELRTPLSAMRGELEGIIDGLLPMNKEQIQSLYEETGRLKNILDGIEELTQAQISSLTLKKQLIEIKPFLKNIIERFNKSFLDKGVSIKLESDEKLIINADPDRLSQIVINLLSNALKATKKGGSVLIKTGAQDSETFLEIKDTGCGIKEEHLPYIFERFYRLSDDGLGLGLAIVKELVEAHSWRIEAKSIFDKGSTFTLYITD
- a CDS encoding response regulator transcription factor gives rise to the protein MLSNILIVEDDRKIAKVVKIYIEQAGFRAAHFEKGKDAIEAALKEIPMLVILDLMLPDMTGEEVCQELKEIGDFPIIMLTSKSSEEERIAGFALGADDYIVKPFSPRELVYRVKALLKRSQKKDFDETAPLSFNNGNIVIDGQTYEVKKNGTLSNLTPTEFKVLFTIASYPSKVFTRDELVEKALGYQFEGYERSIDAHIKNIRQKIEEDPKNPALIQTIYGVGYRFAGKKDV
- a CDS encoding cupin domain-containing protein, yielding MIKKKPPISCDWRIKPRASKAISSKNKSALYKHKGQFKWQGIKIEKYKQHGKDWADIARQTLIGNNEETAKFHLRYFEIASGGRSSFEKHRHEHVVICVRGKGKALVGKNIYEINNLDVLYISPDTPHQLKNPYKNPFGFFCIVNAKRDRPKILSAEKI
- a CDS encoding UPF0175 family protein, which translates into the protein MFTVLKHRKTVALESYKEGFISLGKLSEVLGMDIVSTRLYLKKQGIRILMQRHSDVLQDAVSA
- a CDS encoding zinc-dependent dehydrogenase; protein product: MKVAKLYSFNDIRIEDMPAALIGEKDALIKTRACGICSGDVMPWYIEKKAPLVLGHEPAGEIVEVGKEVKSFKVGDRVFVHHHAPCLKCRFCKRGDHVQCETWRKTKIIPGGLAEYILIPEINLENDTLKLPRNFSFEDGTLIEPTACVVKAIKRADIRRGDTVLVIGLGVMGMLNIMVARKYGAMRIIGADMIQFRLNKAKELGADETIDVSKDNLMDALKELTHGDMADIVIVGPNSASAMTQGIESAAPGGKVIFFTPAKPDEKLVIDPNEIYFKDINIITSYSCGPDDTKEALKLIKQGAVKADKLITHRFPIEKTAEAFRLTAEAKDSLKSVVVFW
- the hemL gene encoding glutamate-1-semialdehyde 2,1-aminomutase; amino-acid sequence: MKTYRKSHKLFEAAKKVIPGGVNSPVRAFKAVGGNPIFISRAKGSRIYDVDGNSYIDYVLSWGPLILGHAHPKVVKALKKAAEKGTSYGAPTQLEIELANMVVKAYPSMDKVRMVNSGTEATMSAIRAARGFTKRDAVIKFEGCYHGHADGLLVKAGSGAATFGLPDSPGVPESYAKNTITLPFNNIESVKASIEKNWKSIACMIVEPVVGNIGCVLPKPGFLDALRELTEKHGIVLIFDEVMTGFRVSYGGAQQFYKIKPDMTCLGKVIGGGLPVGAYGGKKEIMSMISPEGPVYQAGTLSGNPLAMTAGIETLKLISAKVAYKKLEILSSALEDGLIDSAKKAGVSTKFYRAGSMFCTYFTDTDVVDYSTAKTSDTAKFSKFFSGMLKRGVNIAPSQFEAGFISLAHSERDIEKTVRAAYESFKEC
- a CDS encoding AtpZ/AtpI family protein — protein: MSDKPLLKNLYQASVIGINLVLSTFVGLVIGYGLDKFFNTSPWLTIIFLLLGIVAGFRELMRMAKKSLEDDGKDDKKNI
- a CDS encoding glucose-6-phosphate isomerase; the protein is MLQLDFTNMMHDVISENGLSKKQIDNIISKVRDVDKKIKTRGLPGLGFIDLVEQDTLEIKKTGSLIKKDFENFIILGIGGSALGPKAILEALSPFHNLDKKPKIFIYDNVDPRTMDRILSIIDIGKTSVNVITKSGSTAETMASFMILWDRLKGSSEKFIATTDPEKGNLRKIANEKGFKTFAIPHNVGGRFSVLSPVGLLLAEVMGIDSNEFLRGAKDISQRCKNEDIWKNPAYLFGTLLYLMKTEKKRFINVMVPYADGLKPMAEWFCQLWAESLGKNGIGFTPYPSLGTTDQHSQLQLWMEGPEDKVIIFISVEDYFSNIEIPKVFNEIEGIRYLGGHKLSELIKTEQNATALALAGTKKPNMTITIPQINAYYLGQLFHFFEIATVFTGILCDVNPFDQPGVEEGKNFTYGMMGRKGYEAKKQEADKSKKSRYTV